A region from the Sebastes umbrosus isolate fSebUmb1 chromosome 18, fSebUmb1.pri, whole genome shotgun sequence genome encodes:
- the LOC119476638 gene encoding uncharacterized protein LOC119476638 encodes MIKLISVVIVAGLFIESNQQKLASLLPAKPGWPCYYPTHIQCWTDWFDRDDPTGTGDWEALNNLRNENPGKICPKPVDIEAQTLTGLSVAATGDVIYKSDTYAGFICRNEDQTKTKMCSDYRVRFSCHPPFCGGGVCWTKWYDRDDPSGTGDWELLSNLRTENPGQICATPLYIQAVTTDTMTPAIATGEILHILNPTQGFVCRNMDQKSGTCRDYKVRFGCPC; translated from the exons ATGATCAAATTG ATAAGTGTTGTCATTGTTGCAGGATTGTTCATTG AAAGCAACCAGCAGAAACTCGCCAGCCTCCTTCCAGCGAAGCCAG GATGGCCCTGCTACTATCCCACCCACATTC AATGCTGGACAGACTGGTTTGACCGAGATGACCCCACTGGAACCGGAGACTGGGAAGCCCTAAACAATCTTCGCAATGAGAACCCAGGAAAGATCTGCCCTAAACCAGTAGATATTGAGGCCCAAACTCTAACTGGACTCAGTGTGGCTGCAACAGGGGATGTGATTTATAA AAGTGACACATATGCAGGATTCATCTGCAGAAACGAGGACCAAACCAAGACGAAGATGTGTAGCGATTATCGCGTTCGTTTCAGCTGCCATCCCCCTTTCTGTGGTGGAGGAG TGTGCTGGACCAAGTGGTATGACCGGGACGATCCCAGTGGAACAGGAGACTGGGAGCTTTTGAGTAACCTGAGGACAGAAAACCCAGGACAAATCTGTGCAACACCTCTGTACATTCAGGCTGTTACCACTGACACAATGACGCCAGCCATCGCCACAGGGGAGATCCTCCATAT CCTCAATCCAACTCAGGGATTTGTTTGCCGCAATATGGACCAGAAATCTGGCACGTGCCGTGACTACAAAGTTCGGTTTGGGTGCCCGTGCTAG